The following coding sequences are from one Triticum dicoccoides isolate Atlit2015 ecotype Zavitan chromosome 4A, WEW_v2.0, whole genome shotgun sequence window:
- the LOC119286075 gene encoding osmotin-like protein — protein MPTSKAFLILVLAVLTPMAATSQDTATNLTLHNLCAYPVWPLITPNIGLPAIPDLDDAASRLDGGGEGLVTLAFPSGAWSGRVVARTGCSSSDDYDSSSPSSSSTAAVARCVTGMPPAPVTVAQVSVHGSGGLAEYSVSLVDGFNLPVMVTPHGFEQGRQCPSLGCAVDLDVDCPRDARAPAGGCRAQGQGHFFKERCPDTRTTPTDVEATPQRCLQPGELKIVFCPDSSD, from the coding sequence ATGCCCACATCCAAGGCATTTCTCATCTTGGTGCTCGCCGTGCTCACTCCCATGGCGGCGACCTCCCAGGACACGGCGACGAACCTCACCCTCCACAACCTGTGCGCGTACCCTGTGTGGCCGCTCATCACTCCGAACATCGGCCTCCCCGCCATCCCCGACCTGGACGACGCCGCCAGCCGCCTCGACGGGGGCGGAGAGGGGCTCGTCACCCTGGCGTTCCCTTCCGGCGCGTGGTCCGGCCGCGTCGTGGCGCGCACCGGCTGCAGCAGCAGCGATGACTAcgactcctcctccccctcctcctcctcgacggcggcggtggccagGTGCGTCACGGGCATGCCGCCGGCGCCGGTGACGGTGGCGCAGGTGAGCGTGCACGGGTCCGGCGGGCTGGCGGAGTACAGCGTGAGCCTGGTGGACGGGTTCAACCTGCCGGTGATGGTGACGCCGCACGGGTTCGAGCAGGGCCGGCAGTGCCCGTCCCTCGGCTGCGCCGTGGACCTCGACGTGGACTGCCCCCGCGACGCCAGGGCCCCCGCCGGCGGGTGCAGGGCCCAGGGTCAGGGGCACTTCTTCAAGGAGAGGTGCCCGGACACTCGGACGACGCCGACGGACGTGGAGGCCACGCCACAGCGCTGCCTCCAGCCCGGCGAGCTCAAGATCGTCTTCTGCCCCGATTCTTCCGACTAG
- the LOC119286073 gene encoding protein ALP1-like, with protein sequence MAPLRGAKRRKKAAAEKKAAMAAAAAGQGAPGGDWWDGFCMRMAGTLSSAEDAHRFESLFKMPRKTFNYVCSLVKDDMMVRASSYTFIDGTVLSLEDRVAVALRRLNSGGSLVTVGTSVGVNHSTVSLITWRFVEAVEARAGHHLRWPDSDEMAMIKSKFEKIHGLPNCCGVVDTTHIIMCLSSAEPNCKVWLDHEKNYSMVLQAVIDPDMRFTDIVTGWPGSMKESSILHSSGLFRLCENGARLNGSKLTVSDGSEVGEYVIGDAGYPLLPWLFTPYQENDLSELKVEFNKRHSAARTVALKALARFKDTWKFLQGEMWRPDKHKLPRIIHVCCLLHNIVIDMEEDAAMDDAHISDDHDANYRQQVCQLSDEKAVRMRDKLSEHLNSS encoded by the exons ATGGCGCCGCTTCGCGGGGCCAAGCGCCGCAAgaaggcggcggcggagaagaaggccgcaatggcggccgcggcggcggggcaggGTGCGCCTGGCGGCGACTGGTGGGATGGCTTCTGCATGAGGATGGCAG GAACATTATCCTCTGCGGAGGACGCACACAGATTTGAGTCTCTCTTTAAAATGCCCAGAAAAACTTTCAACTATGTTTGCAGCTTGGTAAAAGATGATATGATGGTAAGGGCTAGCAGCTACACCTTTATCGATGGGACGGTGCTGTCTTTAGAAGATCGAGTAGCTGTTGCTCTGAGAAGGTTGAACTCTGGTGGGTCGCTGGTGACCGTAGGAACCTCTGTTGGTGTGAACCACTCGACTGTCTCTCTGATAACTTGGAGATTTGTTGAAGCTGTGGAGGCACGAGCAGGCCACCACTTACGCTGGCCAGACTCGGATGAGATGGCGATGATCAAATCCAAGTTTGAGAAGATCCATGGTTTGCCAAACTGCTGTGGTGTAGTAGACACAACTCACATCATTATGTGTCTCTCTTCAGCTGAACCAAACTGCAAGGTGTGGCTAGACCACGAGAAGAATTACAGCATGGTATTGCAGGCTGTCATTGATCCTGATATGAGGTTCACAGACATTGTAACCGGTTGGCCAGGTAGCATGAAAGAGTCGAGTATTTTACACAGCTCTGGTCTCTTCAGGCTGTGCGAGAACGGTGCACGGTTGAATGGCAGCAAACTGACGGTATCAGACGGGTCAGAAGTTGGGGAATACGTAATTGGTGATGCAGGATACCCTCTTCTCCCGTGGCTGTTCACTCCTTACCAGGAGAATGACCTCTCAGAATTGAAAGTGGAATTCAATAAGAGACACTCTGCAGCCAGAACAGTCGCGCTGAAGGCGCTGGCGAGGTTCAAGGACACATGGAAGTTCCTGCAGGGAGAGATGTGGCGCCCCGACAAGCATAAGCTGCCTCGGATAATCCATGTGTGCTGTCTGTTGCATAACATAGTGATAGACATGGAGGAGGATGCAGCCATGGACGACGCTCATATATCAGATGATCATGACGCTAATTACAGGCAGCAAGTGTGCCAGTTATCAGATGAGAAGGCTGTCAGGATGAGAGACAAACTGTCCGAGCACTTGAACAGCAGTTGA